A region of the Arachis hypogaea cultivar Tifrunner chromosome 15, arahy.Tifrunner.gnm2.J5K5, whole genome shotgun sequence genome:
TCCTTCTCTTTTAAagatcgtaataccttgccacatctgctttacgacttaagcgtaaggttCTGtgtgttagggtgttacaatacaCATGTTGATTGTTAAATCTAATAATTAGAGTGATAATTACCAATTATCacgttatatatatatgtagacaAAATCAGCCATCAATCATTTATCACATACGTATAAAAATACGTATTTAatgtttcagttttttttttgttatattattataGACAATTTTAATTATTGTTCTATTACATgtttagttattatattatatgacAGGTTTAATTATGCTAGtgtatttatttagttaaaaaatatataaattaatatatatatatatatatatatatatatatatatataataatttatttaataagttaaaaaattataacatttatattcgataaattaaattaaaaataatttttaatgagtataaacaataataattaattttagtaaaataatttttaaaatacaaatatactacaatagaaataaatataagagttaaaattaaaaattaattaatatataaaattatattagattttttaatttttaataaatataagtcaatcttaaaaaaatttattttaagtacttttaaaattaaaacatcttattttttaaaaattataaatacaaatacataacattttttatttatcaaattaagTCTTGATAAGCATGCAAGAGCCATAAATTATCAAACACTAAAGACAAAATTTATATCTTTAAAAAACATAACaccttttgaaaattttttatcaaattaagtCTTGATAAGCATGCAAGAGGCATAAATTATCAAACTAAAGACAAAATTTATATCTTTAAAAAACATAAACaccttttgaaaaatctttatcaAATTAAGTCTTGATAAGCATGCAATCAAATTAAGTCTTGATAAGCATGCAAGAGGCATAAATTATCAAACACTAAAGACAAAATTTATATCTTTAAAAAACATAACACCTTTTGTCTTTATCAAATTAAGTCTTGATAAGCATGCAAGAGGCATAAAGCATTAAATAAAAGCTAGAAAATAAGAGGCATAAAACATTTTATCCATCATTTTCATTGGCgttcataaataataaataaataaataaataatattgctTCTACTAGTAATACACATGTTGGTTGTTGAAACTAATAATTAGAGTAATAATTACCAATTATCacgttatatatatatgtatacaaaaTCAGCCATCAATCATTTATCACATATAAAAATACGTATTtaatgtttcaatttttttttgttatattattatagacaattttaattattgttttattacatgtttagttattatattatatgacAGGTTTAATTATGCTAGTGTATTtatttagtttatatatatatatatatatatatatatatacacgtaaTAATTTATTTAGTGAGTAATTTTTAGCACATATGTAGCATTTTTAAATAACTACTAATTCTGCTAGAATTAAAATTGTGATAAAAGTAATAGAATTGGTTATCAATTTTCTTATAAATGGCACTTATATACATCTTGTAGTATAAGAAAtagtagaaaaaataaaattccaTTTCTCTCATATTCTTCATTGTTCCttaatcttcttcatcttcatcattcTTATTTAACTATCTGCAATTATAATACCAGATTCCTTACATAAATATTCATCATGCGTCAATCATACGAACTTAacagtaaataaattaataaattgtggtgcaaaattttaattttaaataattttaattaattttattatttatttaaatttttttacaaaaattattgtaaaattaataaattgtGATGCAaaactttaataattttattgaactcAAATGCTATTGAATGGTGAAttgttgatgaatgatgatgctGATTATTGAAGGATTATGTATATATTTCTAATTAATAGAATGATGGTACTAATttatgtaattgatgaagtgAGGGATTGTGAATACATTGTGAATCCACTtcatgatttataatttaaagtttgaatcaaatattaaataaaaaaataggtcGATCTGTTTTTTTGTCAATTCATCTTTTGACAAGATGGGATAACAAACTCAGCCCATATGTAACGGGCCAAAACAAAGCGAGCTGGCCCGCTTTGCCGCCCTAGTTGCtactattaaaatattaatacacaTGATTGTTAAACTTAATAATTATTAACGCCCAACCAACTTGGTTTTGTGGGGTATGTCTTTTTTCACTCGGGTCacaataataaatggttatgcctatttgacaagtacttttcaaataaatttattaaaattaaaattaaattattgcaTTTGTTACAAATAATTGGTCTAAGcaaggttctgagaaccggaccggtcaataaatCGATAGAGGTATTGGTTCAATGGTTTAATGGTTAATCGTGGTTAAATTGTAAttgaaccggtttaattaaatattaaaataaatatattaaaatttttaacttggtGATCACTGTCTCGTTATTCCATCTTCAAAATGAAAAATTCCTGAATAATTTTACTCAGCAACAAGtcaataactaataaattaatttagtatcAGAACAAATACCAAGTCAGAACAATAATAGTCCAAAAATCATAACAACAACACAAAAATAACTCAGAACattatatataatcaacaataatagtCCAAAAGTCAGATCAAATACCAACAATCCAGCTCTCTTCACAACAACAATGAACAATGAAAAAACTTAAGTCACATAACAAGCATATAACCCAGAAAAACAACGATTCACTATCAACATATTCCAGAAAAATAGCAATCAACTCTCAGAAATCAAACTGAAGAAGCACTGGAGGAGCTTACCGTTGACGACGTCGAAGAAGCAAGCAACAAAAAACGGAGAGGCAACGATGGACAGAgaaaccctaatccccaaatcAATTTGGTCACTCGACAGTGATCGAGGCGATCGTTCACCGCCGTTTATCGGATTTTTTTCCGCGACTGAGCGCCACCAATTCGAACCTTTCGTCTCGCCTGTAACCTAGTTCAGTTCGATCAATACCCTTTCTTCTTCACTGTCCAGTCGCCACCTCCAGTCCGTCACACTCCCAGAAGGCCAACACCGTCCCGTTCTGCAGAAGCCACCAGCGTCCAGTTCTTCTCTAGACTCTGCCGTCCTTTCTGTTCTGTCGTGATCGTCTCCCTCATCTCCGACGGTGCATGCGCTTCCTCTCCCAGAGATTGAAGCTGCGAGTTCCTCTGTCCCCCACTATGTGAGCTCTATCGTCGTCTTCTGCCTCTCGCCGCCTTCTCCTTCAGCGCGACTTTGGTGTGTGTTAGCAAGGTTTTGGCTTTAGGGTTGGATtttggtgagagagagagagagagaagggaaaggGGGGTGTCTATCTCTCTGCCCGTTTGGGCTTTCTTTTCAGTTTTCCccaatttttattaatcaaaatgGTGCAGTTTTGGTTAGAAATAGCAAACCGGCACTCCTGAAAATCGGATTGGTTTATCCGGTTTACCGGTTAACTACCAGTTTGACCGGTTTTTTGACCAATTTTTGCATATCGGTTTTTGCCATCAACCGGACCGGTAAGAGGGCAGGTTTTTGGTTAACctggtcgaaccggccggtccggtccggttctcAGAACACTGGGTCTAAGAACTGTACATatggtaattaattaaataatgaagaACTCAAATGTTTTAGTATATGCATGCACGTATATggataaaattttgtttgtctaTATAAGTTGGAGAGGTTCTGCTCATGGTTTCAACTTTCAATTGTATTTAAAGTTTGTGTGTTTAAGAAGTCTTGTAATAATTTTGCGGCGATCTCTTATTATGGCAGGCTTTTCACATTTTCCACATTTTGCAAAAAGGTATGGATTAGGAACCAATATGTATGTTATCTAGCTtatgtatgtatgtgtgtatTGTTTTGGGGTGAATTTCTTcataggaaaaaaaataaaaacttgatttcttaaatttttgttttcaacaGAGAAATCTATCTCCACATGCATATATATCAATCAGAATTAAATTACATGAACTTATCTTATTGGGATTGGAATTaaatttataagattattaataataaaaacataaaatgaaTGTCGGTATGGTTGAAAGTGGATCGAGTTGAGTTGAACTAGACCAAActcaagctcagctcacaaaatTTGAGTTTGGCTCACGTTtcgactcattaacaattgaGCCTATTTTTTAAGCTTAAGTTCGACTCACCGAAAAGCTCACGAATTGGCTCAAATAATAGgaatataatctataattctatattataaattataacttatatatttaaaaaaattatttaaaaatatcaattttatatattatttatctatcagatcaataaattataacttttttatttatatcttacatcaaaattatatataaaaaataaatataaaatttcaaataattaagattatatatatatatatatataatattaaaagtatagattaaatacatataaaatgtatatatttatataatcgAGCCATTttacgagctaatgagctgaacTTATCCAAGTTCaagctcgactcatttaatttatgagctcaatttcaaTCTTAAGTTTGGCTCACCAGCTCACAAATTTAGCTTATTgagctattaacgagtcgagctcgagctGGCTTGATCCATTTTCAACCCTAAATGTGGGCTTAATTTCTTTTTCACTTGAATTAACACAAATATCAATACcaattaaaatttagttaaaataaataattttaaaaaatataattaattttaacctaACTCCCGAAAGAcctaatctgtgttttttttaatttttggccaTTTAATTGAATGTGATCCGGTGGCCTGAACTTTGTCCCTAATCTAATTAAATGATTTagccaaatcaatttttttagttttatggtTGACTAGATTCGAATGAGTTCAAATCAGATTTGATTCAAATCGATTAAGTTTGGGTTGGGTCTTTGCATGAGCACCCTTAAGACGAATTGTGTAAAGACTCTAAAGATCAAATTAAGGCCCAAAAGATATAAAGATTATGATTATATAGTGTATATATTAAGTCTTTTATTTATAGTATTTGGATGAAGAATTTGAATAAATTCATCTAAAAACCTTCGTAAATATGATCCAAGTTATATCTTTTATAGACTAGCATACATCTGAGAGACGTTCTTGAGCCAATTACTATTTTAGGCTGATGAGAGTTGGagcataaaattaatcaaatttaagtAATCGTTTGTATTCCAAATTGGTTTATAAGAGTTTACTCTGGAGTGTGTTGTCATCATGATGgcaaatttattatcttttatatatgtatttccaGTTCATGATTTGGTAGATGTGGTACCATAGTTTATTTTCAAGTATTTGAACCAGCTCTGTAAATGTTTGTTTAGACTTGAAGGAAAGGTGGCTTTGATTACTGGAGGGGCTAGAGGCATTGGTGAGTGTATGACAAAGCTGTTCTGCAAAAATGGCGCCAAGGTTGTGATTGCCGACATTCGAGACCAACAAGGACTCGCCCTCCAACATGCCATAGGAGCTCAATTCGCAACCTATACACACTGCGACGTAACAAAAGAAACCGATGTTGAGAATGCAGTTAACATAGCAGTATCAAAGTATCAAAAACTAGACATAATTGTGAACAACGCTGCAACAATAGATGATTATCGTAATCCTAGCATTATAAACAATGATGTGTCCGAATTCGAGCGCGTTCTTAGAGTTAACGTCACAGGACCTTTCTTGGGAATCAAGCATGCAGCTAGAGTGATGATTCCAGAGAAAAAGGGTAGTATTGTAAATGTAGGGAGTGTAAGTTCAAGCGTTGGAGGGGTTGCAACTCATGCATACACAAGCTCCAAACATGGCTTAATTGGACTCACAAAGAATGCAGCTGCTGAACTTGGAAAATTTGGCATAAGAGTGAATTGCTTGTCTCCTTACTTTATTGCAAATGATGCAGCTAAAGAGTTCTTCAAACTTGATGAGGAAGGGTGCTTAAATGTATATTCGAATCTTAAAGGAGTTCATTTGATGGAAGAAGATGTAGCACAAGCTGCAGTGTATTTGGCTAGTGATGAGTCCAAGTACATCAGTGGTCATAATCTAGCTGTGGATGGTGGTTTTACTACAATCAATCCAAtttttggtgtgttctcacaATCTTAAATTGGAATCTTCAATTCATAGTCATCTCTTTTATGAAATATATATCTTTCTAATGTCGTTCTGATGAGTCAGTCAATAATGTAATAACTGATTCACTCTTCCTATGAAATCTTTATTGTCTCTGCTTCCAGCTACTTAATATTCATATTTCCTGGCACTAAGTAAATTTTATGTTTATATCATAGTTAGTTTAATCTTTATGAAGGGTATTGGTGCTTAATCTCAAATTACTTAATTATATTTTTCAGATCTCAAAactcaattaaaattaaataagttaaAGAAACCTCTACCATTGCTAAATATTAGTCTTCCATTTGAAAATTGGTTGATTCACTCTTTGTAATTGATTATCTCTTTTAAGAAGATGATCATATTCAAGCTATCTTGGACGAGAGTGGTTAAGTTAGCCAGTTGCAGATCTTTAGGAATGAGAGAGTTGGTGCTCTGTGTAGAGTGTTGTGTTATAGTTACCTTCTTGTTCAACACTCTAACAGTGACAATATCCTTACTTTTATTTCTAACGGATATAACACTTTATAATAGCTATCTATTTATTACgttaaatattattaaactaaTGCATTACATTAGAAATCAAgtaaaaacttatatatatattacgccacaacaaatattatttttagtgacaataacataataattactgtatattttatttaatgtatattttagtGATAGTTATATATTTGTCATTATTATTGCatgttataataaaattatatattttttgcaatAGTTAAAAAATCTTTACTAATAATTGTATAATTATCGTTAAAATcttttaatgataaaaatataaaataattaatatctaattattagtaaatatattaacaACTATTTTTATTacagttaaaaataaataaataatcattaaaaataattttttcaatagtattatatatataattcacaTTCCAAGATGACGTTTTTTATTTTCGTTATTGGAGCTCGAGTGGAGTTGGACAGCATTATGGGGTAGGGAGGGACTTCACCAGGGTGTGGTGTCAGGGGTCTCACTACTCGGACCCTCCGAGTTCCAGCGTTTTCATATCCCGGTTCATGAAGAAGATTGCCATCCCTAGTCAAAACAGACGGTCCGACTTCAGTCTTCATCAACTCACACTCTCAACATGCAACTCGGACCGTTCGAGTTCATCTTCCAACTCAAGCATATTGGAGGGTCCGATTTAtatgcaccaaaatttttttctcCACCATCCCAAATCGGACCATGCGTTTTCGGAGAGAGAAATTCACTAACGAAGAACTCGGACGGTCCGAGTTCTTCTCCCAAAAGCTATCAAAAATCTGCCCCACATACATGTTTAGCCCCCCTTGATTCCATATCGATGAAAAGCGCACATATAGGTTCTATTTCCATAAAATTGAGCCCCAAGATGAATAaaagaagtatatatatatatatatataacaacaaCGTAACTTTATCAATTAGTTGCATAATTCAATCTATAGTATACTGTTTTATTATCAGAAAAAGTTTAGATAGCAATTTTATTGAAATTTGGCTAGCACTTAACTAGCAAAAGCAAAGTGAGTAATCTCACACCCTTTGATAAAATTTCACACCATAAAAATcaccaataataattaattaatggctacaaatcacaaaatttactgcTTCCTAGCATTCTACTTGTTATCATATGGTATTATAAATTGCTTTAGTTTATATGAGCACAAGATTTTGgatataactaaaattaaccttcaatttttatccctttttttttttctcacttaACCTTCACCCACCAGAGCTTATATCttgaatttaataattataatctgCTGGCAGTTATGATTGGAGAATGGAATCTTTGAGGAAGTTGTAAAGGCTCCCATGCATCATCATCAGTGATATTTGTAAAGTGTTGCTCCACCATTTCTTCACTAACCAACTCTAACTTTGAAGGCTCCCACTAGTTCAAAGTATGAAAATCACACTTAGCTTAATAAGGGAGGAAAAAATTATAAGccaagtaattatttatctaataccTTAGGCTTGTTGTCTTTGTCAATCAGCTTTGCTCTTGAACCCTATTAACatgttttaatttgaataaattggagagagagagagagaattgtttAGCTTATTCAGCGGGAAAATTGTTCAAATATTCACCTCGTAGAAATCGTTGCTCACTGTTCTTTTAAAGAGATGGCTAGCAATGTTATAATCCCTGTAAAGACATTGTTCAATGTTTTGTATTCTACCTTTTCTGATCTGAAAAATATCAATGCAAATTCATGATTTCAGTCACTAATTAATAGTTagtgcaaaaaataaaatttcaataacaaagaatttattttggatatAATATTTTCTCGTAATATATACTTACAGATTTTAAGAAGATCTTGAGACTCATGGGACTTGAAGAGCGCATAGAGTTTAATGCATTTGTTATCCACTTTTTTTCTGCTCCATTTTCTAATTCATTTtcctatataaataattttaaaaattatagttcCGTTCCAAGTTTAATTTCAACGTaacagatatactaaataatatacATGCACATGTATTATAAATCAACTATGCTAAGGATTAAAAAAagccattaaataaattatttatataaattatacattgaaatataaaatatatattaaaatagaattaaataatTACTCacaaaaaatagaattaataattatgtatttatatataaattaattaaattaatgattaattttagtataccgATAATATTTTTACTGTACTTACCAAAGATTGAATTATATCTTCTACTGTCCCTTTTGAGAAACATTTGTTTATAATCTCCAATCTATTTTTCATAGTAGAAATAGGATTCATTACATATTAGAATTTATAATAATAActcaagaataataaattaaatttatatttatcagATGTTGTCTGAatgcataataaaaaataaagtatgtACTTATAAGTTAATGATATAATTTGATCATAAAGATTAAATCATCCTAATATCAAACTAAataataaacatgaaattaatatgaaatatatctagaaattatattaatttataatatcttaaaaaataattatattatatgtacacaaaaaattatttacttaattaGTTACTCATATAAAATACGAATtgaaatatagaataaataatttttaattaactgtctcataaataggaggttgagtaTTTTCTATAACTACTTATTCAATTGTCATTAAAAAAACTCAATTGTATTATCATTacgataatatatttaaatttttttaataataattaaacaagTGTTATAAGTCATAGagaatattcaatttttttattttatgaaaaaattaatttaaaattacttacaaaattaaaaataaataaaatcatatatacacgtatatttaaatataaatatattgtgACTGAtcttattactaattttttatgtGCAATTAACCATTTTTATCTTGAATATATTCTAACGGTTAACATGCATTGTATCAATTCTCAAATATCTTAACTAAAACTAGAATAAACATTTTCTTGTTGACTTAATTAATTACCTCTTGAAAGGGCTATCTTTTTTCACAGTTGGTTTCTCTGTGAAAGTTTCTATTAAAGCAGAAACCGTTGATACATTTGAAGAAGTAATAGCTTGTAGGGCATTTTCCAATGCATTAAGCTTCTATTAcatagaataaaaaacaaaaaatatagcaTTGATGACAAAATATGATACTTCAAATTACAATgtgaaaattgaaataaatatatGGTTACGTTACGAATCCAATAATTACAGGCAAATCTTCCATTCTGGAGAAGCtttgaaataaaagaatttaaaataattaaagtatttttttaatatttaaaaatactttttaatttgattaaaagtaaaaaaaaaattgtaaaaaaaagactacttttagaatttaaaatttagcataaaagaaataatcatttaaaaagaACTAACtgatattaactaatttttttcctAATTTAACTCATAATTTCACCGTAGAATGGATGAAATGTGTAGCTAATCCACATGCTGCCATTTCTATTCCGTCCAAACGAGCTCCAGTTAATCCTAGGTACTCCCCTACATATAATaatttggcaaaataaataattaaaatttttcattaatcaaaataattaaaaattaaaaattattgtagACATTTTATACCTATCCTTCTAAACTTTTGAAATGAGTAATTTTATAACAATATTACACATATATATGAATTATAATCCACTATATATagatatatgaattatatttaaaatagggACCGATTTTAATGATCAATAAGATCAATCGTTAATAacaattgatttattttttaggACCAACAAAATATTGATAGTCAAATTAATTCCTATAACAGAAATTAACAACCGATTTAGTGATCGATTTTAATTGGTCACTAAAATTGGTTGCTATTTTTTTAACATAGCGACCgaattagtaattaaaaaaaaaactttaggcTACGGGTCAATCAGTTGCTAAatcgatttttatttttaatttagttattaattttgcaaccaacataaaaatagactaaaaagaTATTGTTCCATGCAAATAATTAGTCGCTAAATCAATTACTAAGTAATATAATAGtgattaatttatttagtaaTCAATATTGTTTGATGCTAATTTAGTAGTTTTGGAcaaaaatcggtcgctaattaTTTTTAAGCTTAGCGACCACAATCGGTCTCTAAAAGtttaataatcaatttaaaaaaaaatcaatccttATTCAGGTAATTTTTTATAATGAGAATCATGTAAGCTTCTAATTACCAAAATAGCCAGGAAGCCTAGATAAGAAGTAACTTGCACCCACATCTGGAAAAAAGCCGATATATGTCTCTGGCATAGCAAATACCtacaacaaataataataataataataataataataataataataataataataataataatcgccATCCATCAAATGTCATTACATTTATTTATAGATCAATGCTAAGATAGTTCATCATCATCGTCGTCATCATCAAATGTCAATATATACATGTTTTTTTATAGATCAATGCCAAGTTAAATTAGTGAAACTTTAGTTTAGGTTTATATagctttttattatatttgtattaaaattttaagaatgtgTAAGTGGACTGAAATTGATCTTATCTTCTAGAGAAACATACAGCTTTTTCAGTTACAATTCTAAAGGTTGTGTTCATGGAAAGACCCGCTCCTCCTCCCATAACCACTCCATTAATCACAGATACCTGTTTCAACAATTGAATATAAAAATGTAGTGTATTAATAATAAGGAGaagaatatataataataattaaaaactcaCTAGAGGCTTTTTGTAGGTCGCTGCCAAATGGTCCAAAATGAGTTGTTTTCCATAAAATTTCAGAGGATAGGTCCAGTGTCCTGCTTAGATTCAACAAGTAAGGGttacaaaataatataatctctTGAAAAATTTAAACCACCTAATAATTCATTATGAATTTCACTAAAATAAAGATCAAACTCGGTCTTTGTTATTTTTTAGAAAGACACAGCGATATTATCTAAAATAAAGGGACACTTTAGCCTACAGCATTATTATTTTAAGGTAATGCTAGGTATACACAAAAAACAGTCAAAACTTgctttatttagtattaattaattatc
Encoded here:
- the LOC112751631 gene encoding 3-hydroxyisobutyryl-CoA hydrolase 1 isoform X2 — its product is MGYDTIRDTLTRHWTYPLKFYGKQLILDHLAATYKKPLVSVINGVVMGGGAGLSMNTTFRIVTEKAVFAMPETYIGFFPDVGASYFLSRLPGYFGEYLGLTGARLDGIEMAACGLATHFIHSTKLNALENALQAITSSNVSTVSALIETFTEKPTVKKDSPFKRLEIINKCFSKGTVEDIIQSLENELENGAEKKWITNALNSMRSSSPMSLKIFLKSIRKGRIQNIEQCLYRDYNIASHLFKRTVSNDFYEGSRAKLIDKDNKPKWEPSKLELVSEEMVEQHFTNITDDDAWEPLQLPQRFHSPIITASRL
- the LOC112751633 gene encoding secoisolariciresinol dehydrogenase-like yields the protein MAGFSHFPHFAKRLEGKVALITGGARGIGECMTKLFCKNGAKVVIADIRDQQGLALQHAIGAQFATYTHCDVTKETDVENAVNIAVSKYQKLDIIVNNAATIDDYRNPSIINNDVSEFERVLRVNVTGPFLGIKHAARVMIPEKKGSIVNVGSVSSSVGGVATHAYTSSKHGLIGLTKNAAAELGKFGIRVNCLSPYFIANDAAKEFFKLDEEGCLNVYSNLKGVHLMEEDVAQAAVYLASDESKYISGHNLAVDGGFTTINPIFGVFSQS
- the LOC112751631 gene encoding 3-hydroxyisobutyryl-CoA hydrolase 1 isoform X1: MALMSFKFDTQPINQVLSAGNSAVKLVILNRPHKLNSLNYEMVSQILKNLRMYETDSSVKLVILKGNGKGFCAGGDVVSVISSSLTGHWTYPLKFYGKQLILDHLAATYKKPLVSVINGVVMGGGAGLSMNTTFRIVTEKAVFAMPETYIGFFPDVGASYFLSRLPGYFGEYLGLTGARLDGIEMAACGLATHFIHSTKLNALENALQAITSSNVSTVSALIETFTEKPTVKKDSPFKRLEIINKCFSKGTVEDIIQSLENELENGAEKKWITNALNSMRSSSPMSLKIFLKSIRKGRIQNIEQCLYRDYNIASHLFKRTVSNDFYEGSRAKLIDKDNKPKWEPSKLELVSEEMVEQHFTNITDDDAWEPLQLPQRFHSPIITASRL